In Carassius carassius chromosome 7, fCarCar2.1, whole genome shotgun sequence, one genomic interval encodes:
- the LOC132143372 gene encoding protein sprouty homolog 2-like has protein sequence METRAQNGGSGSSGLLRALRDTGRPQTGDSEPWEGQVLSLDQIRTIRSSNEYTEGPTVAPRPPASQQKTDSQSSSPTSTNSIELSEHRNSPRVQRAGQQIPQQAPQSPRSGVSRSTSGTSEGSHSTARASTGSTSSEQRLLGNEGGTSDRVVRAQPKRSELKQEELKPLAPSPGQAGNIKHSNRCEDCGRCKCEGCTCPRTLPSCWMCGRRCLCSATTAMDYATCVCCVKGLFYHCSSDDEDVCADKPFSCTQSHCCMRWTAISVLALFLPCLFCYLPAKGCVALCQACYNCTSRPGCHCKNKGVEK, from the coding sequence ATGGAGACAAGAGCTCAAAATGGCGGCAGCGGCTCCTCTGGCTTGCTGCGAGCTTTGCGTGACACTGGCAGACCCCAGACTGGGGACTCGGAGCCTTGGGAAGGTCAGGTGCTCTCCCTGGACCAGATAAGAACCATCCGCAGCAGCAATGAGTACACAGAGGGCCCAACTGTGGCGCCTCGTCCACCGGCCTCCCAGCAGAAAACAGACTCGCAATCTTCTAGCCCGACTTCCACCAACTCCATTGAGCTCTCTGAGCATAGAAACTCCCCCAGGGTTCAACGAGCCGGACAGCAGATTCCTCAACAAGCCCCTCAGTCACCAAGGAGCGGCGTGAGCAGATCCACCAGTGGCACCAGTGAGGGGTCACACAGCACTGCCAGGGCCAGCACAGGCAGCACCTCATCGGAGCAAAGACTTTTGGGAAACGAAGGCGGGACGAGCGATCGGGTGGTGAGGGCACAGCCTAAACGTTCAGAGCTGAAGCAGGAGGAACTGAAGCCCTTGGCCCCAAGCCCGGGCCAAGCCGGCAACATCAAGCACTCGAATCGCTGCGAGGACTGCGGCCGCTGCAAGTGCGAAGGGTGCACCTGTCCTCGTACCCTGCCATCCTGTTGGATGTGCGGCCGCAGGTGCCTTTGCTCGGCGACAACAGCAATGGACTACGCCACCTGTGTCTGCTGCGTCAAGGGTCTCTTCTACCACTGCTCCAGCGACGATGAGGATGTGTGCGCGGACAAGCCCTTCTCTTGCACCCAGTCACACTGCTGCATGCGGTGGACGGCCATAAGCGTCCTGGCACTTTTCCTGCCCTGCCTGTTTTGCTACCTTCCGGCAAAGGGCTGCGTGGCATTGTGCCAGGCGTGCTACAACTGCACCAGTCGGCCAGGATGCCACTGCAAGAACAAAGGCGTTGAGAAATAA